One Panthera uncia isolate 11264 unplaced genomic scaffold, Puncia_PCG_1.0 HiC_scaffold_192, whole genome shotgun sequence genomic window carries:
- the LOC125917491 gene encoding transient receptor potential cation channel subfamily M member 6-like isoform X2, whose protein sequence is MEFSLFYVHVSMHIFQYIRTSYDTKADHLLHLMLKEWKMELPKLVISVHGGVQNFRMPSKLKEIFSQGLVKAAETTGAWIITEGINTGVSKHVGDALKAHSFRSLRKIWTVGIPPWGVIENQRDLIGKDVVCLYQTLGNPLSKLTTLNSMHSHFILSDDGTVGKYGNEMNLRRNLEKYLSLQKIHSRSRQGVPVVGLVVEGGPNVILAVWETVKDKDPVVVCEGTGRAADLLAFTHKHLADEG, encoded by the exons ATGGAGTTTTCACTGTTTTATGTACATGTGTCTATGCATATCTTCCAGTATATTAGAACATCTTATGATACAAAGGCAGATCATCTGTTACATTTAATGTTGAAAGAGTGGAAGATGGAACTGCCCAAACTGGTGATCTCTGTCCACGGGGGCGTCCAGAACTTCAGGATGCCGTCTAAGCTTAAAGAGATCTTCAGCCAAGGTTTGGTCAAAGCTGCGGAGACAACGGGAGCATGGATAATAACTGAAGGCATTAATACTG GTGTGTCCAAACATGTTGGGGATGCCCTGAAAGCCCATTCCTTCCGGTCCTTGAGAAAAATCTGGACAGTTGGAATCCCTCCTTGGGGTGTCATTGAGAACCAGAGAGATCTTATTGGAAAAGAT GTGGTGTGCCTGTACCAGACTCTGGGCAACCCCCTCAGCAAGCTCACCACACTCAACAGCATGCACTCCCACTTCATCTTGTCCGATGACGGGACTGTGGGCAAGTATGGAAATGAGATGAATCTCAGGAGGAACCTGGAAAAGTACCTCTCTCTACAGAAAATACATAGCC GTTCAAGACAAGGCGTGCCCGTGGTGGGGCTGGTGGTAGAAGGAGGTCCCAATGTCATCCTCGCCGTGTGGGAGACTGTGAAAGACAAAGACCCGGTGGTGGTGTGTGAAGGCACAGGCAGGGCGGCCGACCTCCTGGCCTTCACCCACAAACATTTAGCAGACGAAGGGTGA
- the LOC125917491 gene encoding transient receptor potential cation channel subfamily M member 6-like isoform X1: MEFSLFYVHVSMHIFQYIRTSYDTKADHLLHLMLKEWKMELPKLVISVHGGVQNFRMPSKLKEIFSQGLVKAAETTGAWIITEGINTGVSKHVGDALKAHSFRSLRKIWTVGIPPWGVIENQRDLIGKDVVCLYQTLGNPLSKLTTLNSMHSHFILSDDGTVGKYGNEMNLRRNLEKYLSLQKIHSRSRQGVPVVGLVVEGGPNVILAVWETVKDKDPVVVCEGTGRAADLLAFTHKHLADEGTLRPQVKEEIICMIQNTFNFSLKQSKHLFQILMECMVHRDSMTIFDADSEESPDLDLVILTALLKGECLTRLHVFLVSSSHVPWNSVFFMWIF; the protein is encoded by the exons ATGGAGTTTTCACTGTTTTATGTACATGTGTCTATGCATATCTTCCAGTATATTAGAACATCTTATGATACAAAGGCAGATCATCTGTTACATTTAATGTTGAAAGAGTGGAAGATGGAACTGCCCAAACTGGTGATCTCTGTCCACGGGGGCGTCCAGAACTTCAGGATGCCGTCTAAGCTTAAAGAGATCTTCAGCCAAGGTTTGGTCAAAGCTGCGGAGACAACGGGAGCATGGATAATAACTGAAGGCATTAATACTG GTGTGTCCAAACATGTTGGGGATGCCCTGAAAGCCCATTCCTTCCGGTCCTTGAGAAAAATCTGGACAGTTGGAATCCCTCCTTGGGGTGTCATTGAGAACCAGAGAGATCTTATTGGAAAAGAT GTGGTGTGCCTGTACCAGACTCTGGGCAACCCCCTCAGCAAGCTCACCACACTCAACAGCATGCACTCCCACTTCATCTTGTCCGATGACGGGACTGTGGGCAAGTATGGAAATGAGATGAATCTCAGGAGGAACCTGGAAAAGTACCTCTCTCTACAGAAAATACATAGCC GTTCAAGACAAGGCGTGCCCGTGGTGGGGCTGGTGGTAGAAGGAGGTCCCAATGTCATCCTCGCCGTGTGGGAGACTGTGAAAGACAAAGACCCGGTGGTGGTGTGTGAAGGCACAGGCAGGGCGGCCGACCTCCTGGCCTTCACCCACAAACATTTAGCAGACGAAGG gaCCCTACGTCCTCAGGTGAAGGAGGAGATCATCTGCATGATTCAGAACACTTTCAACTTTAGTCTTAAGCAGTCCAAGCACCTTTTTCAAATTCTCATGGAATGTATGGTGCACAGGGATTCT ATGACCATATTTGATGCTGATTCTGAGGAGTCACCAGACCTTGATTTAGTAATCCTAACGGCTCTGCTAAAAGGTGAGTGTCTGACGAGGTTACATGTCTTCCTCGTTTCCTCTTCTCACGTTCCGTGGAACTCAGTGTTTTTTATGTGGATATTTTAA